The proteins below are encoded in one region of Prosthecobacter dejongeii:
- a CDS encoding ABC transporter permease, protein MSDSLFVFLMRDYFLRRFLLIFPTLIGATMVVFFITRITPGGPLEAAMQKASMQGDRGMKNAGASLTEEQKDAVAAYYGFDRPFFPAYLAWLGFIPAQMDKQFVKFEAGKTEAPVTLRRLLPRAEWQPNNAYRITQATLTPDGVLSGADAEDLKPWHTKVEKEKQRVQIYRTEYSGLFQGNLGISTRYNLYVWDMVLERMPISIFYGLATSLLTYLVCIPLGILKAIKHRTVLDNTTSVLIFVGYSIPGFVLASVLVVFLAARAGWFPTGGFVGDNFEELTFGAQVWDVLHHAFLPLVCYMVGSFAFLTMLMKNNLMDNLAADYVRTAVAKGAGFKRAVLVHALRNSLIPVATTLGHIVSIFVAGSVLIEMIFEINGFGLLSYNSILDRDYPLVMGILVVQVMVLMVGNILSDFLVALTDPRIRFE, encoded by the coding sequence ATGTCTGACAGTCTGTTTGTCTTTCTCATGCGCGACTATTTCCTCCGCCGTTTTCTGCTCATCTTCCCGACGCTCATCGGGGCGACGATGGTGGTGTTTTTCATCACCCGCATCACCCCCGGTGGACCGCTGGAGGCGGCCATGCAAAAAGCCTCCATGCAGGGGGACCGGGGCATGAAAAATGCCGGGGCCTCCCTGACGGAGGAGCAGAAAGATGCGGTGGCGGCCTACTACGGTTTTGATCGCCCTTTTTTTCCCGCCTACCTCGCCTGGCTGGGGTTCATCCCGGCGCAGATGGACAAGCAGTTTGTGAAATTTGAAGCGGGCAAAACCGAGGCTCCGGTGACGCTGCGCAGGCTGCTGCCACGGGCGGAATGGCAGCCCAACAATGCCTACCGTATCACCCAGGCCACCCTCACCCCAGATGGGGTACTGAGCGGAGCGGATGCCGAGGACCTGAAACCCTGGCACACGAAGGTGGAAAAGGAGAAGCAGCGTGTGCAGATCTACCGCACGGAGTACAGCGGCCTCTTCCAGGGAAATCTGGGCATCTCCACCCGCTACAATCTGTATGTGTGGGACATGGTGCTGGAGCGCATGCCCATCTCCATCTTTTACGGGCTGGCCACCTCCCTGCTCACTTACCTTGTCTGCATCCCGCTGGGCATCTTAAAGGCCATCAAACACCGCACGGTGCTGGACAATACGACCTCGGTCCTCATTTTTGTGGGTTATTCGATTCCTGGCTTTGTCTTAGCCAGTGTCTTGGTGGTGTTCCTCGCCGCTCGTGCGGGGTGGTTTCCCACGGGCGGGTTTGTGGGAGATAACTTTGAGGAACTGACCTTCGGCGCGCAGGTGTGGGATGTGCTGCATCATGCCTTTCTGCCTCTGGTCTGCTACATGGTGGGGTCTTTTGCCTTCCTCACCATGCTGATGAAAAACAACCTCATGGACAATCTGGCCGCTGACTATGTGCGCACGGCGGTGGCCAAGGGGGCTGGCTTTAAAAGGGCCGTGCTGGTGCATGCGCTGCGCAATTCCCTGATCCCAGTAGCGACCACGCTGGGGCATATCGTTTCCATCTTTGTCGCGGGCTCGGTGCTCATTGAAATGATCTTCGAAATCAACGGCTTTGGACTCCTGAGTTACAACAGCATTTTGGATCGTGATTACCCCCTAGTCATGGGCATCCTCGTCGTGCAAGTCATGGTCCTCATGGTCGGCAACATCCTGTCAGATTTCCTCGTCGCGCTTACAGATCCGCGCATCCGTTTTGAATAA
- a CDS encoding peptide ABC transporter substrate-binding protein, which yields MSWIYRIIALAALIAGLVTFHQSRSHRPTRTSAATAQGILILGNGSEPETMDPQLATGSPEHHLFDALFEGLVATTVEDPDANGPGVATHWETPDFITWTFHLRLEAKWSDGTPLTARDFLFSFQRILSPDLAAPYAPMLYPMLNAEEYNKGTVKDFTQVGAKALGDHTLQIILKGPAPYLPSMLKHYSWHPVPQHVIERFGKMTDKDTPWTRVGNLVGNGPFQLKEWRYTHSITVERNPHYWDAATVKLNAIQFIPIVSDATEERAFRDGQIHVTNTVPLSKLDHYRTKEPQVFHADPMLGTYFYRINVTRPPFNDPRVRKALVLAVDQQALIQNVLRGGQKPALGFTPSGAGEGYVSPGQIKYDPAEARRLLAEAGFPNGQGFPKFDILINTMESHRTVGEAIQEMWKKNLNIPAGVLNQDWGVYLENQRKLDYQICRAGWVGDYLDPYTFLSIWQKGDGNNNTGWSHPRYDELMQASLREGDRQKRLALLAEAETLLLEELPMIPLYYYVRNHLSRPEVRGLKSSLLEHRCYKAVSLDASLVR from the coding sequence ATGAGCTGGATCTACCGTATCATCGCCCTCGCAGCCCTCATCGCCGGGTTGGTGACCTTTCACCAGTCCCGCAGCCACCGGCCCACGCGCACCTCCGCCGCCACGGCCCAGGGCATCCTCATTTTGGGCAATGGATCTGAACCGGAAACGATGGACCCGCAACTGGCCACGGGCTCCCCAGAGCATCACCTCTTCGATGCGCTCTTCGAAGGCCTGGTGGCCACCACTGTGGAGGATCCGGATGCGAATGGCCCAGGCGTGGCCACGCACTGGGAGACACCGGACTTCATCACCTGGACCTTTCACCTGCGCCTCGAGGCGAAGTGGAGCGATGGCACTCCGCTGACGGCGCGGGATTTCCTCTTCTCCTTTCAGCGCATCCTTTCGCCGGATCTCGCCGCCCCTTACGCCCCCATGCTCTACCCCATGCTGAATGCCGAGGAGTACAATAAAGGCACGGTCAAAGACTTCACTCAGGTGGGGGCGAAGGCGCTGGGTGACCACACCCTGCAGATCATCCTCAAAGGCCCGGCCCCCTACCTGCCCTCCATGCTGAAGCACTACTCCTGGCACCCGGTGCCGCAGCACGTCATCGAGCGCTTTGGCAAGATGACCGATAAAGACACGCCCTGGACCCGCGTGGGCAACTTGGTGGGCAATGGCCCCTTTCAACTCAAGGAATGGCGCTACACCCACTCCATCACGGTGGAGCGCAATCCCCACTACTGGGACGCTGCGACGGTGAAGCTGAATGCGATCCAGTTCATCCCCATCGTCAGCGATGCCACGGAGGAGCGTGCCTTTCGCGATGGCCAGATCCACGTGACCAACACGGTGCCGCTTTCCAAGCTGGACCACTACCGCACCAAAGAGCCCCAGGTCTTCCATGCGGATCCCATGCTGGGCACCTACTTTTACCGCATCAACGTCACCCGCCCGCCCTTCAATGACCCCCGCGTGCGCAAAGCCCTGGTGCTGGCGGTGGATCAGCAGGCCCTCATCCAAAACGTCCTGCGCGGAGGGCAAAAGCCCGCGCTCGGCTTCACCCCCTCCGGCGCCGGCGAAGGCTACGTGAGCCCCGGCCAAATCAAGTACGACCCCGCCGAAGCCCGCCGCCTGCTGGCTGAGGCCGGCTTCCCCAATGGCCAAGGCTTCCCCAAATTCGACATCCTCATCAACACCATGGAGTCTCACCGCACCGTGGGCGAAGCCATCCAGGAAATGTGGAAAAAGAACCTCAACATCCCCGCCGGTGTGCTGAACCAGGACTGGGGCGTCTATCTGGAAAACCAGCGAAAGCTGGACTACCAAATCTGCCGCGCTGGGTGGGTGGGCGATTACCTGGACCCCTACACCTTCCTCAGCATCTGGCAAAAGGGCGATGGCAACAACAACACCGGCTGGAGCCACCCCCGCTACGATGAACTCATGCAGGCCTCCCTGCGCGAAGGCGATCGCCAAAAGCGCTTAGCCCTGCTGGCCGAAGCTGAAACCCTGCTGCTGGAGGAACTGCCCATGATCCCCCTCTACTACTACGTGCGCAACCACCTCAGCCGCCCCGAAGTGCGCGGCCTCAAATCCTCCCTCCTGGAACACCGCTGCTACAAAGCCGTGTCTCTGGACGCATCATTGGTTAGGTGA
- the tatC gene encoding twin-arginine translocase subunit TatC translates to MWQGILNKVFKVREKVAMNLNKEDEEKPFLDHLDDLRTMLVRMGMTLVGATIISFVFYKELFNILLYPMVLAGFAPDIEAARKLLINIDVAGPFMMAVNVSLIAAVIASFPLLLIFVLQFILPGLKANEKKLIFPAIAIGTGLFLGGACFAYWVVLPRALVFFSEFAASVGANQMWALNEYVTFTTRFILVFGIAFELPIIVMALVKLDFLNFRIMKSTWRHAIVAITLFAAIITPTPDVLTLMLMSGPLYVLYAICVTLAYFMEKKDKEAYPEYYAELEKDRQELEKDSGDEWDNENYNPWFSEDEKDEDDEYQKPRAVPSAPPPEIEKAPKTVSMDEPLDEGEDQGSVPGIDDDPEPESPPSPPKTEKSTEELAREDESRSGNPPL, encoded by the coding sequence ATGTGGCAAGGCATCCTGAATAAAGTCTTCAAAGTCCGCGAAAAAGTCGCGATGAACCTGAACAAGGAGGATGAGGAAAAACCCTTCCTCGACCACCTGGACGACCTGCGCACCATGCTCGTGCGCATGGGCATGACCCTCGTCGGGGCCACCATCATCTCCTTCGTTTTCTACAAGGAGCTGTTTAACATCCTGCTCTACCCCATGGTGCTGGCGGGCTTCGCGCCGGACATTGAGGCCGCGAGAAAGCTGCTCATCAACATTGACGTGGCCGGGCCCTTCATGATGGCGGTGAACGTCTCCTTGATCGCCGCCGTCATCGCCTCCTTCCCCCTGCTGCTCATCTTCGTGCTCCAGTTCATCCTCCCCGGGCTGAAAGCGAACGAGAAGAAACTCATCTTCCCCGCCATCGCCATCGGCACCGGGCTCTTTCTCGGCGGGGCCTGCTTTGCGTATTGGGTGGTGCTGCCACGGGCCTTGGTCTTCTTCTCTGAGTTCGCCGCCTCCGTCGGGGCTAACCAGATGTGGGCACTGAATGAATACGTCACCTTCACCACCCGGTTCATCCTCGTCTTCGGCATCGCCTTTGAGCTGCCCATCATCGTCATGGCGCTGGTGAAGCTGGATTTCCTGAACTTCCGCATCATGAAGTCCACCTGGCGGCATGCCATCGTGGCCATCACCTTGTTTGCCGCCATCATCACGCCGACACCGGATGTGCTCACCCTCATGCTCATGTCTGGGCCGCTGTATGTGCTCTATGCCATCTGTGTGACCCTCGCCTACTTCATGGAGAAGAAGGACAAGGAAGCCTACCCTGAGTACTACGCCGAGCTGGAAAAAGACCGCCAGGAACTGGAAAAAGACAGCGGCGATGAATGGGACAACGAGAACTACAACCCCTGGTTCTCCGAGGACGAAAAAGACGAAGACGACGAGTATCAAAAACCACGCGCCGTGCCCTCCGCCCCACCGCCTGAAATCGAAAAGGCCCCAAAGACCGTCTCCATGGATGAACCCCTGGACGAAGGCGAGGATCAAGGCTCCGTCCCAGGCATTGACGACGACCCCGAACCCGAGTCTCCCCCCAGCCCCCCCAAGACCGAAAAAAGCACCGAGGAGCTCGCCCGCGAGGATGAATCCCGCAGCGGCAATCCCCCCTTGTGA
- a CDS encoding NUDIX hydrolase — translation MSTATIPAPSFPLFKVEDRDGWQKVSSTRLFDNPHISVDRVECLTPHRHEKPVPWLVVQRKAAVALAPMTADGLFVLISQERVPVQQTLWEFPAGQIDVPVADITPDIVVNTALRELHEETGYALEAGGTLEPLGWFLPSQGFTDEHVYLFQAKPVCVVSRPEPDGSEHISDVRLVSAEELRRMIAANEITNALTLALFARMAAKGTI, via the coding sequence ATGAGTACGGCCACCATCCCTGCACCTAGCTTCCCCCTGTTTAAGGTGGAAGACCGGGATGGCTGGCAAAAAGTCAGTTCCACGCGCCTTTTTGACAATCCCCACATCAGCGTGGACCGCGTGGAGTGCCTGACGCCCCACCGCCATGAAAAGCCCGTGCCCTGGCTGGTCGTGCAGCGCAAAGCCGCCGTGGCCCTGGCCCCCATGACGGCGGATGGTCTCTTTGTCCTCATCTCTCAGGAGCGCGTGCCCGTGCAGCAGACCCTGTGGGAATTTCCCGCCGGGCAGATTGACGTGCCCGTGGCAGACATCACGCCCGACATCGTGGTGAATACCGCCCTGCGTGAACTTCATGAGGAAACCGGCTACGCCCTGGAGGCCGGCGGCACCCTGGAACCGCTCGGTTGGTTTCTTCCTTCGCAAGGATTCACCGACGAGCACGTTTACCTCTTTCAAGCGAAGCCCGTGTGCGTCGTCAGCCGTCCAGAACCGGATGGAAGCGAGCACATCAGCGACGTGCGTTTAGTCAGTGCAGAAGAACTGCGGAGGATGATCGCTGCCAATGAGATCACCAACGCTCTGACACTGGCCTTATTCGCGCGGATGGCGGCCAAGGGAACGATTTGA
- the argH gene encoding argininosuccinate lyase has protein sequence MWKGRFAQETSQLVQSYGESVSFDWRLFAHDIRGSIAHSKGLLKAGILTAEEQAAIEKGLLEIRAEIEARNFEFKTSLEDVHMNIESELTRRIGPAGAKLHTARSRNDQVATDVRLYTRDAVVEIVDLVADLQRSLVEAADRAGPAVVPGYTHLQRGQPVLFAHHLLAYVEMLERDAQRLLDANDRLNVMPLGSGALAGSTIILDREYVASLLDFDTVSQNSMDAVSDRDFAAEVLFSIALCGVHLSRLSEDIILWCSAEFGFVTLSDAHTTGSSLMPQKKNPDVAELTRGKSGRLVGNLMALLTLLKGLPMTYNRDMQEDKEPLFDSLDTIKAALAVFAEMISGMEVNEARTRAATSDPMLLATDLADYLVNHGVPFRQAHEVIGKLVAHSLAEKVAFADIPLAQYQAFSPAFEADLFDCLNLETALAARKGIGAPSPQNVAAQITFWKEALSE, from the coding sequence ATGTGGAAAGGCCGCTTTGCTCAAGAAACCAGCCAGCTCGTCCAGAGTTATGGCGAATCCGTATCCTTTGACTGGAGGCTGTTCGCTCACGATATCCGTGGGTCCATCGCCCATTCCAAAGGCCTGCTGAAAGCGGGCATCCTCACGGCGGAGGAGCAGGCGGCCATCGAAAAAGGTCTTTTGGAAATCCGCGCCGAGATCGAAGCCAGAAACTTCGAGTTCAAGACCTCCCTCGAAGACGTCCACATGAACATCGAGTCTGAGCTGACTCGCCGCATCGGCCCCGCCGGGGCGAAGCTGCACACCGCCCGCAGTCGCAATGACCAAGTCGCCACGGACGTGCGCCTCTACACCCGCGATGCCGTCGTGGAGATCGTGGACCTTGTGGCCGATCTCCAGCGCTCACTGGTGGAGGCCGCTGACCGCGCCGGTCCTGCCGTGGTGCCGGGTTACACTCACCTTCAGCGGGGTCAGCCCGTCCTCTTCGCCCACCACCTCCTCGCTTATGTGGAGATGCTGGAGCGCGATGCCCAGCGCCTGCTGGATGCGAACGATCGCCTCAATGTCATGCCCCTGGGCTCCGGTGCCCTCGCGGGTTCCACCATCATCCTGGATCGCGAATACGTGGCCAGCCTGCTGGACTTTGACACCGTTTCCCAAAACAGCATGGATGCCGTGAGTGATCGCGACTTCGCCGCTGAGGTGCTGTTTTCCATCGCCCTCTGCGGCGTGCATCTGTCCCGCCTGAGTGAGGACATCATCCTCTGGTGCAGTGCCGAATTTGGCTTTGTCACCCTCAGCGATGCCCACACCACCGGCTCCAGCCTGATGCCGCAGAAAAAGAACCCGGACGTGGCCGAGCTGACGCGTGGAAAATCTGGCCGCCTGGTGGGGAATCTCATGGCGCTGCTCACCCTGCTCAAAGGCCTGCCCATGACCTACAATCGCGACATGCAGGAGGACAAAGAGCCCCTGTTTGACTCGCTGGATACGATCAAAGCCGCGCTCGCCGTCTTTGCGGAAATGATCTCCGGCATGGAGGTGAATGAAGCCCGCACCCGTGCCGCCACCAGCGACCCCATGCTGCTGGCCACCGACCTGGCCGACTACCTCGTGAATCACGGCGTGCCCTTCCGCCAGGCGCACGAAGTCATCGGCAAACTCGTCGCCCATTCCCTGGCGGAGAAAGTGGCCTTTGCGGACATTCCCTTGGCTCAATACCAGGCCTTTTCCCCAGCCTTTGAAGCGGATCTTTTTGACTGCCTGAATCTGGAAACCGCCCTCGCCGCCCGCAAAGGCATCGGCGCCCCTTCCCCGCAGAATGTCGCCGCGCAGATCACCTTCTGGAAGGAGGCCCTCAGCGAATGA